AACTCCTAACCTTCTGATCCGTAGTCAGATGCTCTATCCAATTGAGCTACGGGCGCTTCTATACCAAAGTCAGCATGTAAAGCTGATAGAAAGTAAACTAATCGAAAGACGACAAACTTGCAAGTCTTTTTTCGCATTATTCTTCAGAAAATGTGAAAAAATATTTCACTCATCAACAGCAGGCAACAGATCATAGCCAAACTTCTGCTTCAAAACACCAATCGATTTTTCGCCCAGCATCACATAAAGATGCGCAAATTCATCATCATCCGAGCGCGATACGATCTGCGAGTGCTCATGAAGCCAAGCGAGACAAGCACCATCTGTTAATGGCACATCAAATTGATAAAGCGTCAGGCCTGCACTCAATTTATCATCAATCATATTGAGAAGTGTTTGAAGCCCCTCACCTGTCGTCGCTGAGACCAGTGTTTTGTTTCGAGCGAAAGTGAGTAAAAGCTCTGCTTGCTCTTCTTCCCTTTTGTCCCTGAAAAGATCAATTTTATTGCCGATCATCAGCAAGCGTGGATCATCCTGTGAGACGCCCAGATCTGATAAAACAGATATCACATCATCAAATTGCGCCTGATATTCAGATGAAGCCACATCCGAGACAATCAGCAAAATATCTGCATTTAAAACCTCTTCCAGAGTCGATTTAAAAGCCGCCACCAACTGAGTTGGCAAGTCAGAAATAAAACCAACCGTGTCAGAGAAAATAATCTTACGACCTGATGGCAGTTTAATGGCTCTCATTGTTGGATCTAGGGTTGCAAATAGCAAATCTTTTGCAAAGACTTCCTCACCCGTAATCTTGTTAAACAAGGTTGATTTTCCGGCATTCGTATAGCCAATCAGAGCAACAACAGGATAGGGAGTTCTGGCGCGATTTTTACGCTGAATATCCCTTGTCCTCTGCACTTCTTTAAGCTCAGCTTTGATCTTTTGGATCTTATCATCAATGATCCGGCGATCCATCTCGATCTGTTTTTCACCAGGCCCACCGATAAAACTCATACCGCCTCTTTGGCGTTCAAGGTGCGTCCAACCCCTCACCAAGCGGGAGCGTTGATAAGTCAGAGCTGCTTGCTCAACCTGCAAACGACCCTCTCGTGTTTCGGCGCGTTCACCAAAAATTTCAATGATCAGGCCCGTTCTATCCATCACTTTGACTTTCCAGACATCCTCAAGATTGCGCTGCTGAACAGGCGAGAGATGATAATTGACAAAGATAACTTCAACGGGAAGCTCAGTGAGCTTTTCCTTCACCTCATCAACAATACCCTGACCAAAAAGATACTTTGGCTTTAATTTAGGCAATTGAACAGATCTTGAAAAAACAACATCCACGTAAATGGCTTTAGCAAGACCAACGGCCTCACTCAGTCTTTCCTCGGGAGATCTATGGCCCGCGATATCGAAATTATGTGGATTTAAAACATAGGCCTTAATGCCATCACGACGTGCT
This window of the Alphaproteobacteria bacterium genome carries:
- the hflX gene encoding GTPase HflX — encoded protein: MAGHRSPEERLSEAVGLAKAIYVDVVFSRSVQLPKLKPKYLFGQGIVDEVKEKLTELPVEVIFVNYHLSPVQQRNLEDVWKVKVMDRTGLIIEIFGERAETREGRLQVEQAALTYQRSRLVRGWTHLERQRGGMSFIGGPGEKQIEMDRRIIDDKIQKIKAELKEVQRTRDIQRKNRARTPYPVVALIGYTNAGKSTLFNKITGEEVFAKDLLFATLDPTMRAIKLPSGRKIIFSDTVGFISDLPTQLVAAFKSTLEEVLNADILLIVSDVASSEYQAQFDDVISVLSDLGVSQDDPRLLMIGNKIDLFRDKREEEQAELLLTFARNKTLVSATTGEGLQTLLNMIDDKLSAGLTLYQFDVPLTDGACLAWLHEHSQIVSRSDDDEFAHLYVMLGEKSIGVLKQKFGYDLLPAVDE